TTTCCGGGCATTGTACGCCTGAGCGTGTTTGTCCAGTTTGTTCACCATGTAACGCAATACATTTTCATCGCGGTTCAGCTGAATCTTCAGCTTCTCATTGAGGTCGGATGGCGCAGTGTACTCCAGAACCAGGAACATGCCCGTGGTTTTCTTCTGGATTGGATACGCCAGTGATTTTAAACCCCAGGGATTTTCGTGCACAATTGCACCGCCGTTATCCTTGATAACGTCAGCGAATTTCTTCTGAGCGGCTTTGTAGTCCTCTTCAGAGAGCACAGGGGTAAAGATCACCATCAATTCGTAGTTTGACATAATTTTCCCTTGTTTGTTAATTGTAAATAAAAAATAAAAATTGGAGTGCAAAGATAGGGGTAATTTTTGATTCTTCCGCTTTACTGGCGCGAATTTCCGTTATTTTAAGATAAATAAAAACGGGGATACCGCAGTATCCCCGTTTATTTTTCTAATATGCTTATTATCAACGAGTAATAAATATCTTCTTCACCTCTGTTTTATTGCCGCTTTGCACCCTCAACAGGTAGATCCCGGCAGCCATGTTCCCCACATCCACTTTCCTCAAATTCATGCCTTTGGAGAAGTTCAGCTGGCTTTGATAACGGATAGCTCCTTGCAGATCAATCAGTTGTATGCTTGCCGGGCCGGCTTGCGGAGCATCCATGTAGATATAAAGCTGCCTGCCCAGGATGAAGCACAATAGCCTGAACCAGGATTCCCTGCTCAATACCAGCACGCTTTGTACCGGGCTGTATTGAATGGTACTGTCCTTACTGATCTGTTTCAGGCGATAATGCCAGTACCCGGGTAATACGGAACCATCGAAACTTTGATAAGCCGCTCCCTGGATATTGAGGGCAGGAACAGTATCGATAGGTGTATAGTTCCGTTGGTTCAGGGAACGTTCCACAATGAATTTGTCGTTATTGATCTCCCGGGTAGTGTTCCAGGTTAATCTTACGCCGCCGTCATCTTCCCTGGCTGTGAAAGTAGTGATCACAACAGGATGTGCCAGTACCCTTACATCATAACGGGTGATGATGGGGAAGTGGTCTGAAGTGGAGGTGGAATAAGAAGGGATGAGGCTTTCAACGGAACGCAGCACCTTAGCAGATTGTGGTACATAGGCCAGCTGCATTTCATTGGAACCCATCGCATGGTCGATCATATCAGGGAAAGAACCTGTGGAACGTTGTTTGGCCAGGCTGAGTTCATAAGTGAACGGCGTGTAATTGGCTGAATCCAGTTTGAAATCTATATAGGATGTAGTGGTATCCGGGGCCATTTCAGCAGTGATGGTCCTGTCGAAATCATCATTGAAGTCTCCCAGCACCAGTATGTTCTTATAAGGATACTGTGCATCCAGGGAGTCTTTCATCTCTTTATTTCCATCTTTCCGGCGATGCCAGCTTTCGATCTTTTCAGCTGTATTACCTGTATTGGCTTTGGCATGCAGCACAATGAAATGGATACGGGCAGTATCATTATTCATGATCACATTGGCTTCCATCAGGTAAGGGAACCTGCCGGAGGACCAGTTGTAGTAGGCAGTGGGACTTCCTCCTTTGCGCAATACGCCATAACTGCGGATACTTTTTACCAGGGAGTCCTTATATACAAAGGCCAGTTTCTGGGCGCTGTCATATAATGGAGCGGTAAGACTGTCTACCCTGGAGCCGAAATCAGATATCAGGTATTTGTATCCAGGCAGGGAATCCACGATCGCTTTCAGGCGGATGGTATCTACTACTTCTACAAGTGCAAAGATGTCTGCATTCACGCTCCGCATCACTTTCAGGGCATTGGCCTGTTGCAGTGCTTCGTTTGTAGGACCAAAATTCAGGTGGCCGAACCATTCCATGTTCCAGTTCACTACTTTGAGCGTACGGAGGGAAGTACCGGAAAGGTTTACCCTGCTGGCGGAAAGGGCCGTAGAAGAGAAACTCAGGGTGCCCGTAAAATTCTGATCTGCCGCAGAAGGTGCAAACCTTACCCAAACCGTATGAGGGTCTGTGTCATTAAAAGTAAGTGTGGGATAGTATTGCACTTTATCCAACGATATTTCAAAGTTGGAAGGAGCGGTTACATGTAAGGGTCCTGTAAGATCGTTGGCCCAGAAAGTAAAGGGTTGCGGCTCTGAACGGTTGCCTGCTTTGATATAATCAAAATCCAGTTGTGCCGGAGAAGTGGTTACAGTAGGTGGAGGCGCTGTGGCGGAATTGGTGATGTGTACATCATCCAGGGTCCAGCGGCTGGCCTGTAAAGCAGGAGAGGAAGTATATACCCAGGCGATATAAACATCCGTGCCTTTGAAAGCTGCCAGATTGATACCCTGGGAAACAGACCATACATCAGAGCCGGTTTCAGGGAAACGGCCATTGATGGTTGTCCAGGTGGCGAGATGGGGATCCCCGCTGCCACTGTAGTCTGTGGATATTTTTAATTCCAGCGCAGGTCCGGCAAATGCACTTCTTGTGGCAAAAGATAAAAGCGGGAAATTGAAACTGCTGAGATCCAGCACGGGTGTGATCAGCCAGTCCTCATTATCTCTTGCTCCGCTGGCGAACCCATTGATCTGCACACCATTGCCGGTTTGGCCAAAAGTGGTACAGGCCCAGGTTTGCGCTCCTATCACACTATATTGGCTGAAACCTCCGGAGAGGCTATTAGTACAGGTGGTAAATTCGAAATCCAGCAACTGGCTGCCGGTGGCGAAGGACCATTGCGTACTGTCTGAAATTCCGGCAGCACCATTCCCATTGGAATCCTGGATGGCATTACTGTCCAGCGTAACATAATAGCTACGGTTCCCACGCAGGGTGGCAGGAATGGTGAGTGTGTTACCCGAAATAAGGATAGCAGGATTGTTGATATCTAATACCTGTTGAGGGATACCATGAATAGTTATATTACCTGCATTCTTACGGATGTTCTCATCATAAGTGATCACAAGGCTGCTGCCGGGTTGTACACCTGTGGCGCCATTGGCAGGAGATAAACTACTGATCACAGGCGGAGTAACGTCTCCGCTCACTCCGCCAACAGTAATGCTGTCAATCGCAAAACCGGGACGGGAGCCGGCTCCGCTGATCTGACGGTTCACCCAACGCAATTGTACAACAGGGGCGTTTTCACATTCTGCCGGAAGCAATACCTGTTTGAAAACGAGGTTCTGGGGCGTGGTGATCCCGGAGCCGGTTTGCAGGGTGGTATTGTTCTGATAGGCTGTGGATGACAGATTGGTGAAATTACCGCTGGTGCCTACCCGGTATTGTAATACCACTTCATTGATGCGGGTATTACTGTTGTTGTCGTAGGGATTACGGATGGTCATTACCTCAAAACCTACGCTCACATTGGTGCTGCCGGTTGTGTTCACACTTAGCACCAAGGCATTGTCTACCGAGCCGCTATTGAGGAAACCGGCTTTGCCGTTGTAATTGTGAACGCCGTTTGTGGTGGAAGAGGCAGTGCTGTTGGCCGCAAGGGCTTTATCCGAGACTGCCGGCGCCACATTAAAACTGCCGGAAGGCGATCCGCTCAACACCCAGCCCAGCCAACCGTCCGGTAAAACAGTTGAATTGTGGGGCATGGCGGAAAATGTCTGTAAGTAGGGTACGGACTGTGGTACCGGGTTTGTTTGCGCAAGGGCAAAAAGGGGTACCAGTAAACATCCCAGGAGTAAAGCTCTTTTCATAAAGGGTTTTGGGTTTGAAAGGGGTTCTGAAATATGGTTACCCGAATTTACACCAGTTCGTTTATACAGGAAAAGAAGTTTTTGTTAACTTAAGGGCAGACGGTCATCTTGTCAGCCAGGCATGCGCTGGCACAGCCTTTGACCAGCAACCTCCGTTAAAAACTGATCAATTATGCAGAAAGGCGCTATACGTGTACAAACAGAGAATATTTTCCCCATTATTAAAAAGTTCCTTTATTCCGATCACGACATCTTTTTACGTGAGCTGGTAAGTAATGCCGTGGATGCCACGCAGAAACTTAAAACACTAGCCAGCGTAGGAGAATTTAAAGGTGATATTGGAAATACAGACATCACTGTATCGCTGGACAAAGAAAAAAAGACCATTACTATTTCTGACCGCGGTGTGGGCATGACGGCTGAAGAGGTAGATAAATACATTAACCAGGTAGCCTTTTCCGGTGCGGAAGAATTTGTGAACAAGTATAAAGGACAGACAGACGGAGCGAATATCATTGGCCACTTCGGCCTTGGTTTTTACTCTTCTTTTATGGTGAGCAGCCAGGTGGAGATCTATTCCAGATCCTGGCGCCCTGATGCAAAAGCAGTTCGCTGGGAATGCGATGGCAGCCCGGAATATGAACTGGAAGAAACAACAAAAGAAGAACGCGGCACTGACATTGTGATGCATATCAATGAAGAAAGTGAAGAGTTCCTGGATGAGAACCGCATCCGCACCATCCTGGAAAAATTCTGCCGCTTCCTGCCTGTTCCCATCCGTTTCCAGGATACACAGATCAATAATACTTCTCCGGCATGGGTGAAAAAGCCAGCTGAATTAACGGCAGAAGATTATCAGAACTTCTATAAGGAACTGTATCCTTTTGCAGAACCGCCGTTGTTCTGGATCCACCTGAATGTGGATTATCCTTTCAATCTTACCGGTATCCTGTACTTCCCCAAGATCACCAAATCATACGAGATACAGAAAGATAAGATCAGCCTGTACAGCAACCAGGTATATGTAACGGATGAAGTGAAGAACATTGTTCCTGAATTCCTGATGTTGCTGCATGGTGTTATAGATTCTCCGGACATTCCGCTGAATGTGAGCAGGAGTTATTTGCAGGGAGATCCCAATGTGAAAAAGATCAATGCGCACATCACTAAAAAAGTAGCGGATAAGCTGGATGAAATGTTCCGTACAGACCGTAAATCCTTTGAAGAAAAATGGGAGCATATCGGCCTGTTCGTGAAATATGGGATGATGACGGAAGATAAATTTGCTGACAAAGCCAGCAAGTTCCATGTAATGGCAGATGTAGATAACAGTACTTTCTATACACTGGAAGAATACCGTACAGCTACAGGCGCACTGCAAACTAACACAGAAGGTAAGCTGGTGATCCTGTATGCTACAAACCCTGTTCAACAGGATAGTTATATTCAGGCTGCACAAGCGAAAGGATATAAAGTAGTGAAGCTGGATACGATGGTGGATGCAGGTTTCATCAACCAGATGGAAACCAAGTGGGAGAATGTACAATTCAACCGGGTGGATGCAGATATTGCAGATAACCTGATCAACAACGAAGCAAAGGCTATCAGCGTATTAAGTGAAGAACAGGAAGGCAAACTGAAAGAGATGTTCGGCCAGCAAATTCCGCAGCCTAATATCAAAGTGGAATTGAAAGGATTAAGTGCACAGGACCAACCGGTGATCGTAACCCGTTCTGAATTTATGCGCAGAATGAAAGATATGGCAGCGATGGGCGGTTCCGCCAGTATGTTTGCCGGTATGCCGGATGAGATCACTATGACGGTGAACGCTAATCATCCTATCTATCTGAATATCCTCGGAGAAGGGAATGCAGAAAAGCAACAAAAGCTGGTGCGTAACCTGGCTGATCTGGCTTTGCTTTCCCAGAATTTATTACAGGGAGCAGAACTGACGGCATTTGTGAACCGCAGCGTTGAGTTGATGGGAAAAGAATAGGTCTGAAGGAATTGTATATGTAAATTCCCCATGGATTATAATAATTGCTAAGCTGGTAGCGCTTATGGCGTTACCAGCTTTTTCTTTTGGTATAATGATTGCGCATTCTAAAAACCGTTATTTTGCAGACCTTATGAATGCTAACACGAGACTTAGTGACATGGTGGCAATCAGTTTTGCCCTGATAATGATGGTGGCTTGTTCTAAAAAGACAGATCCTGTACCTGTAGTGCCGGGTGGTGGCGGCACTGGAAATCCTCCACCGGTAGTAATAGACGACTTTACTCCACAGACACCTGGTGTTAGTTTTAAGAAAGTAAATAATCCCAAAGGGATCACAGACTACGTGCTTCAGATCCCTGATTCCTATAATGAGAAGAAAAACACGGTGAAGTGGCCGGTGATCATTTTCCTGCACGGCATGGGAGAAAGAGGAACAGACCTCAATAAAGTGAAAAATGCAGGTCTTGCCGGTATTGCAGCTAAGGACAAAGATTTTCCTTACATACTGATATCTCCGCAATGCAAAGCAGAAGCAGGTAATGATTGGTGGAACAATGCCAATCTCGATGCGTTATATGCGGATGTGCTGAAACAGTATAATGTGGACCCTTCCCGTATTTATCTTACAGGCCT
This DNA window, taken from Chitinophaga niabensis, encodes the following:
- the rpsF gene encoding 30S ribosomal protein S6, which produces MSNYELMVIFTPVLSEEDYKAAQKKFADVIKDNGGAIVHENPWGLKSLAYPIQKKTTGMFLVLEYTAPSDLNEKLKIQLNRDENVLRYMVNKLDKHAQAYNARKRGNLNAEPKPVEA
- a CDS encoding Ig-like domain-containing protein, translated to MKRALLLGCLLVPLFALAQTNPVPQSVPYLQTFSAMPHNSTVLPDGWLGWVLSGSPSGSFNVAPAVSDKALAANSTASSTTNGVHNYNGKAGFLNSGSVDNALVLSVNTTGSTNVSVGFEVMTIRNPYDNNSNTRINEVVLQYRVGTSGNFTNLSSTAYQNNTTLQTGSGITTPQNLVFKQVLLPAECENAPVVQLRWVNRQISGAGSRPGFAIDSITVGGVSGDVTPPVISSLSPANGATGVQPGSSLVITYDENIRKNAGNITIHGIPQQVLDINNPAILISGNTLTIPATLRGNRSYYVTLDSNAIQDSNGNGAAGISDSTQWSFATGSQLLDFEFTTCTNSLSGGFSQYSVIGAQTWACTTFGQTGNGVQINGFASGARDNEDWLITPVLDLSSFNFPLLSFATRSAFAGPALELKISTDYSGSGDPHLATWTTINGRFPETGSDVWSVSQGINLAAFKGTDVYIAWVYTSSPALQASRWTLDDVHITNSATAPPPTVTTSPAQLDFDYIKAGNRSEPQPFTFWANDLTGPLHVTAPSNFEISLDKVQYYPTLTFNDTDPHTVWVRFAPSAADQNFTGTLSFSSTALSASRVNLSGTSLRTLKVVNWNMEWFGHLNFGPTNEALQQANALKVMRSVNADIFALVEVVDTIRLKAIVDSLPGYKYLISDFGSRVDSLTAPLYDSAQKLAFVYKDSLVKSIRSYGVLRKGGSPTAYYNWSSGRFPYLMEANVIMNNDTARIHFIVLHAKANTGNTAEKIESWHRRKDGNKEMKDSLDAQYPYKNILVLGDFNDDFDRTITAEMAPDTTTSYIDFKLDSANYTPFTYELSLAKQRSTGSFPDMIDHAMGSNEMQLAYVPQSAKVLRSVESLIPSYSTSTSDHFPIITRYDVRVLAHPVVITTFTAREDDGGVRLTWNTTREINNDKFIVERSLNQRNYTPIDTVPALNIQGAAYQSFDGSVLPGYWHYRLKQISKDSTIQYSPVQSVLVLSRESWFRLLCFILGRQLYIYMDAPQAGPASIQLIDLQGAIRYQSQLNFSKGMNLRKVDVGNMAAGIYLLRVQSGNKTEVKKIFITR
- a CDS encoding alpha/beta hydrolase-fold protein — translated: MNANTRLSDMVAISFALIMMVACSKKTDPVPVVPGGGGTGNPPPVVIDDFTPQTPGVSFKKVNNPKGITDYVLQIPDSYNEKKNTVKWPVIIFLHGMGERGTDLNKVKNAGLAGIAAKDKDFPYILISPQCKAEAGNDWWNNANLDALYADVLKQYNVDPSRIYLTGLSMGGYGAWTWAQGSPDKFAAIIPICGGGTPSNACVLKNKPIWVFHNVDDGDVNVSNSRDMVDALKKCGSTLVKYTENPTGGHDAWTKAYKDPALFAWLSEQKK
- the htpG gene encoding molecular chaperone HtpG is translated as MQKGAIRVQTENIFPIIKKFLYSDHDIFLRELVSNAVDATQKLKTLASVGEFKGDIGNTDITVSLDKEKKTITISDRGVGMTAEEVDKYINQVAFSGAEEFVNKYKGQTDGANIIGHFGLGFYSSFMVSSQVEIYSRSWRPDAKAVRWECDGSPEYELEETTKEERGTDIVMHINEESEEFLDENRIRTILEKFCRFLPVPIRFQDTQINNTSPAWVKKPAELTAEDYQNFYKELYPFAEPPLFWIHLNVDYPFNLTGILYFPKITKSYEIQKDKISLYSNQVYVTDEVKNIVPEFLMLLHGVIDSPDIPLNVSRSYLQGDPNVKKINAHITKKVADKLDEMFRTDRKSFEEKWEHIGLFVKYGMMTEDKFADKASKFHVMADVDNSTFYTLEEYRTATGALQTNTEGKLVILYATNPVQQDSYIQAAQAKGYKVVKLDTMVDAGFINQMETKWENVQFNRVDADIADNLINNEAKAISVLSEEQEGKLKEMFGQQIPQPNIKVELKGLSAQDQPVIVTRSEFMRRMKDMAAMGGSASMFAGMPDEITMTVNANHPIYLNILGEGNAEKQQKLVRNLADLALLSQNLLQGAELTAFVNRSVELMGKE